One genomic region from Thermoleptolyngbya sichuanensis A183 encodes:
- a CDS encoding type I polyketide synthase, with translation MPPEPIAIIGIGCRYPGADSPDAFWQLLKNGVDAVTEVPPARWNKDQFQAVANTESARASLRWGGFLEQVDQFDPLFFGIAPREVNTMDPQQRLLLEVAWEAMEDAGIVPERLRGTDTGVFVGIGTHDYSIMLWQDPIDDPYLTTGTGNCIAANRISYLFDLKGPSLSVDTACSSSLIAIHLACQSLWTGESTMALAGGVNVLLLPTVTLGFARGGFMSTSGRCRSFDARADGYVRSEGAGMVLLKPLSQAQADGDPIYAVIRGTAANQDGFSNGMAAPNVDAQERVLRAAYRRAGISPGQVQYIEAHGTGTKLGDPIEITALGRVLTEERPAGSLCAVGSVKSNIGHTETAAGVAGVIKAALSLKQGQIPPSLHCQTPNPQIGFDSLPLRVQTELTPWKSSPAIAGVNSFGFGGTNAHIVMQEAPPPAEQNGAKNAPKKINKKVSKKLNKNSKKKQIDALLERESEGDRPPYLLILSAKSETALRQLAHRYGEYLTNHPETDLDSLCFTANTGRSRFSHRLALVAASPVQMQQQLRAFAQRQETANLTYGVASQAATEVAFLFTGQGSQAVDMGRSLYQTQPLFRQTVDKAAKLLEPQLKRPLLSVLYPAPDQASEAADWIDQTAYTQPALFVLEYALATLWQSWGVQPAVVMGHSIGEYVAACIAGVFSLEDALRLVAARGRLMQALPQGGGMVAVMADAETVAARLGTAETVAIAALNGPQSTVVSGEKMALAKLTAQLAAEGIKTTPLNVSHAFHSPLMSPMLAEFAQVANTVAYHSPHIPLISNVTGDFMTTDIATPDYWVQHICQPVRFRQGMDTLQQQGCGVLLEIGAKPILLGMGRLCVQAGDPDLAKTMLWLPSLRPGQDDWQTLLSSLGELYVRGVDIDGQAIAPPSARRIPNLPTYPFQRQRYWWQPDRPSGSVSPPVPSRPRSLGLHPLLGERLRLGGTSDIRFEAQVSADAPAYLADHRIATQPVFPAAAYAEMAIAAGRAVGLSPVELTQVRIEQALRLSAAATPLQLVLSPEAGGYRFQLLSLNAESEAWTRHVTGFLAAGQPLSSGPALAEIQAQFRQQAIAPLDYYAQLRQQHLNYSPAFQVIQQLWQGEGAALARLHLPDTLGTEAAAYHLHPALLDGCFQTVAAACGLDSAAGTYLPTGIESLRLGVPAQSTVWSWVRQVRAMAPPENGGHWHQTSEAALPLAADLQILNPNSELVAEITGLTLHRVGEMSLLRLAGSTGSSQVVERDPAHSTELQTEWIYTLDWQADGNDPQPAPASAQSRQWMILSDRQKIGQQLAELLTQQGDSHSNPFGNRASLLFADWGSDGTSANSMNPLDAEEMQQRIAEQVAIAPVTDVVYLWGLDAEPSSTGQTLTQTCTQLCGGVLHLVQALNAVQKSPTPRLWIVTAGTQAIAPSDPPTHVPAAALWGLGRSLRQEQPDLRCTCIDLDVVDPDPAKTLLAALHQTDAEDQIAYRQGTRYGARLSPDLAKPALTIPAAPSFRLGLTQYGVLDHLTLMPCQRRSPGPGEVEILVRAAGVNFRDVLNALGMLQPYLEHMGFATADAVPFGGECAGTVVSLGEGVTAFRVGDEVMAAQAIGSLGQHVTVNAKWVAPKPRSLTFAEAATIPTAFLTAVHGLCQLAKLQKGERILIHAAAGGVGLAAVQLALRLGAEVYATASAPKQDFLKSLGVQHVFDSRTLAFADQIAKVTNGQGVDVVLNSLNEDYIPRSLELLSPKGRFVEIGKLGIWTSEQVRALRPDVDYFSFDLLEVSQAQPDYIAALLNELTDQFQREALQPLKHTVFEIAEAPTAFRYMAQAKHIGKVVMTLPPVLPQQPAVRPDGTYLITGGLGALGQLTAQWLLEQGAKSLLLVGRKAPSAIAQAWIDDLKAHGVSVIPTQADVAEPGAIAPLLERCPLPLRGVVHAAGVLDDGILQNQTWERFQAVLAPKVQGAWNLHELTRSHDLDFFVCFSSAAALLGSAGQTNYAAANAALDSLMHHRRQLGLPGLSVNWGAWAAGMSMQLMERERQRLEAQGMRLISPAQGMPLLAELLRQNPVQAGVLPIDWARFRAAQAGQELSPFFERVLPAAPVATPAASPLLQSLQQAGDSGMDHVANRLERLQQFIQQQLAKVLGFSAPELIDIHDQFSDLGMDSLMAVEFTNRLQAGLGFSISQALLLDHSSVAALAEHLATTLFQDDTAAGKGVVTTRQAIAQTGQSIAMDIATATDLAIATATDLAATETTAREGEDGRSPSSLQHPEQSDSPPSRTNQENTNLNGLTNASISADRVGNSSLYTPQPDASGSNLGSNLIAHSESENLEVPESYYHFHLTPEYQNLRQELNRVEELGNPFFMQHTGISRDTTEIHEKTFISYASYNYLGMSGDPIVTQAAIAAVQEYGTSVSASRVLSGERPFHRELEQEIARFLDTEDCLLFVGGHATNVTTIGHLFGRQDLILYDALSHNSIREGCKLAGATLMEFPHNDWRSLEHLLSQHRLRYEKVLIAIEGIYSADGDIAPLPDIVALKKRFKTFLLVDEAHSIGVLGQSGRGIGEHFGIAARDVDLWMGTLSKSFASCGGYIAGSNALVEYLKYTAPGFVYSVGMTPANTAAALASLRLLQREPERVQRLRARSQLFLHLAQDHALNTGSSADTPIIPVIIGDSQRAIQLCHRIMQHRIHVQPMVYPSVPYDRARLRFFLSCLHTEEQIHLTVSAIAKEISRLNS, from the coding sequence ATGCCCCCAGAACCCATCGCAATTATTGGAATTGGCTGTCGCTACCCCGGCGCTGATTCTCCCGACGCTTTTTGGCAGTTGCTTAAAAACGGTGTCGATGCCGTCACAGAAGTACCGCCCGCTCGGTGGAACAAAGACCAGTTTCAAGCAGTGGCGAATACAGAATCAGCCAGAGCCAGTCTGCGGTGGGGCGGTTTTTTAGAACAGGTCGATCAGTTCGACCCGCTGTTTTTTGGGATTGCGCCCCGCGAAGTGAACACGATGGACCCGCAGCAGCGGCTCTTGCTGGAGGTGGCGTGGGAGGCGATGGAGGATGCAGGCATTGTGCCGGAGCGCCTGCGGGGAACGGATACGGGCGTGTTTGTGGGCATCGGCACGCACGACTATTCCATCATGCTGTGGCAAGACCCCATTGATGACCCGTATCTCACCACAGGCACGGGCAACTGCATCGCCGCCAACCGGATCTCCTACCTTTTTGACCTGAAGGGGCCGAGTCTGTCGGTGGATACCGCTTGCTCTTCCTCGCTAATTGCCATTCACCTGGCCTGTCAAAGCCTGTGGACGGGTGAATCGACGATGGCGCTGGCGGGCGGCGTGAATGTGCTGCTGCTGCCGACGGTGACGCTGGGCTTTGCGCGGGGCGGGTTCATGTCCACCAGCGGGCGCTGCCGCAGCTTTGATGCCAGGGCCGATGGCTACGTCCGCAGCGAAGGGGCGGGGATGGTGCTGCTGAAGCCCCTGTCGCAGGCGCAGGCGGATGGCGACCCGATTTATGCCGTGATTCGGGGCACGGCAGCAAATCAGGATGGGTTCAGCAACGGCATGGCCGCGCCGAATGTAGACGCGCAGGAGCGGGTGCTGCGGGCGGCCTATCGGCGGGCGGGCATTTCCCCAGGGCAGGTGCAATATATCGAAGCGCACGGCACGGGTACGAAACTGGGTGACCCGATCGAAATCACGGCGCTAGGCCGAGTGCTAACGGAGGAGCGTCCGGCAGGTAGCTTATGCGCGGTGGGTTCGGTGAAGTCCAACATCGGGCATACAGAAACGGCAGCGGGCGTAGCAGGGGTGATTAAAGCCGCCCTCAGCCTGAAACAGGGGCAAATTCCGCCTAGCCTCCATTGCCAAACACCCAATCCGCAAATTGGATTTGACTCACTGCCGCTGCGAGTGCAGACGGAGTTAACGCCGTGGAAATCCAGCCCTGCGATCGCCGGAGTGAATTCCTTCGGCTTTGGCGGCACGAACGCGCATATCGTCATGCAGGAAGCACCGCCGCCTGCTGAACAGAATGGGGCTAAGAATGCCCCTAAGAAGATAAATAAGAAGGTAAGCAAGAAGCTAAACAAAAACTCAAAAAAGAAGCAGATCGATGCGCTATTGGAACGTGAATCGGAAGGCGATCGCCCGCCGTATCTGCTGATCCTCTCCGCCAAAAGCGAAACTGCCCTGCGACAGCTCGCGCACCGCTATGGCGAATACCTGACGAATCACCCAGAGACGGATTTGGACAGTTTGTGCTTTACGGCAAACACCGGGCGATCGCGCTTTTCCCATCGGCTGGCGCTGGTGGCAGCGTCTCCTGTGCAGATGCAGCAGCAGCTTCGAGCCTTTGCCCAGCGCCAGGAAACGGCCAATCTCACCTACGGTGTGGCTTCTCAAGCAGCTACAGAGGTGGCGTTTCTGTTTACGGGGCAGGGGTCGCAGGCGGTGGATATGGGGCGATCGCTCTACCAAACACAGCCGCTCTTTCGCCAAACGGTAGACAAAGCCGCGAAACTGCTGGAGCCGCAGCTTAAGCGTCCCCTCCTGTCGGTGCTGTATCCCGCGCCAGACCAGGCTTCCGAAGCCGCCGACTGGATCGATCAGACCGCCTACACCCAGCCAGCCCTGTTTGTGTTGGAATATGCCCTAGCGACGCTGTGGCAGTCGTGGGGCGTACAGCCTGCGGTGGTCATGGGCCACAGCATTGGCGAGTATGTGGCGGCCTGCATTGCCGGAGTGTTTAGCCTGGAGGATGCGCTGCGGCTGGTGGCGGCGCGGGGCCGGCTGATGCAGGCTCTCCCGCAGGGCGGCGGCATGGTGGCGGTGATGGCGGATGCAGAAACAGTGGCGGCGCGGCTGGGGACGGCAGAAACGGTGGCGATCGCCGCTCTCAATGGCCCGCAGTCTACGGTCGTCTCCGGCGAGAAAATGGCCCTGGCAAAGCTCACCGCTCAACTCGCCGCTGAAGGCATCAAAACCACGCCGCTGAATGTCTCCCATGCCTTCCACTCGCCGCTGATGTCGCCCATGCTGGCGGAGTTTGCCCAGGTTGCGAATACCGTTGCTTACCACAGTCCGCACATTCCGCTAATTTCCAACGTGACGGGCGATTTTATGACTACGGACATTGCCACGCCCGACTACTGGGTTCAACACATTTGCCAGCCCGTGCGATTTAGGCAGGGCATGGACACCTTGCAGCAGCAGGGCTGTGGCGTGCTGCTGGAGATCGGCGCAAAGCCGATTCTGCTGGGCATGGGACGGCTGTGCGTGCAGGCCGGCGATCCCGATTTGGCGAAAACCATGCTCTGGCTGCCGAGCCTGCGACCAGGGCAAGACGACTGGCAAACGCTGCTCAGCAGCCTGGGAGAACTGTATGTTCGCGGCGTGGATATCGATGGGCAGGCGATCGCCCCTCCCTCTGCCCGACGGATTCCCAACCTGCCGACCTACCCATTCCAGCGACAGCGCTACTGGTGGCAGCCGGATCGCCCGTCTGGATCAGTCAGCCCGCCTGTACCCAGTCGCCCGCGTTCTCTAGGGCTGCATCCCCTGCTGGGCGAACGGCTGCGACTGGGCGGCACCAGCGACATCCGGTTTGAAGCGCAAGTCAGCGCCGATGCACCCGCCTATCTTGCGGATCATCGGATTGCCACGCAGCCCGTCTTTCCCGCCGCCGCCTATGCAGAAATGGCGATCGCCGCGGGTCGGGCCGTGGGGCTATCCCCAGTGGAACTGACTCAGGTTCGCATTGAGCAAGCGCTGCGGCTGTCGGCGGCTGCCACCCCGCTGCAACTGGTGCTGTCGCCAGAAGCAGGCGGCTATCGGTTCCAACTCTTGAGCCTGAACGCCGAGTCGGAGGCATGGACGCGCCATGTCACGGGCTTTTTGGCAGCAGGTCAGCCGTTGAGTTCCGGCCCTGCGCTGGCAGAGATCCAGGCGCAATTTCGTCAGCAGGCGATCGCCCCGCTGGACTATTACGCCCAGTTGCGCCAGCAACACCTGAACTATAGCCCTGCGTTTCAGGTGATTCAGCAACTCTGGCAGGGCGAGGGCGCTGCCCTGGCTCGTCTGCACCTGCCGGATACGCTGGGGACTGAGGCGGCGGCGTACCATCTGCATCCCGCACTTCTGGACGGCTGTTTTCAAACGGTGGCGGCTGCCTGCGGGCTGGACAGTGCCGCCGGAACTTACTTACCTACGGGCATCGAATCGCTGCGGCTGGGGGTTCCGGCCCAGTCCACGGTCTGGAGTTGGGTACGGCAGGTTCGCGCTATGGCTCCACCGGAAAACGGCGGGCATTGGCATCAGACCAGCGAAGCCGCATTGCCCCTGGCTGCGGATTTACAGATTCTCAATCCGAATAGCGAACTCGTGGCTGAGATCACGGGACTGACCCTGCATCGCGTCGGCGAAATGTCGCTTCTGCGGCTGGCCGGCAGCACAGGATCTTCGCAGGTTGTAGAACGTGATCCGGCCCACTCCACAGAACTGCAAACGGAATGGATCTATACCCTAGACTGGCAGGCGGACGGGAATGATCCTCAGCCTGCACCTGCATCGGCTCAATCCCGCCAGTGGATGATTCTGAGCGATCGCCAAAAGATTGGCCAACAGCTTGCAGAACTTCTGACCCAGCAGGGCGATTCGCATAGCAATCCCTTCGGGAATCGCGCATCACTGCTGTTTGCGGATTGGGGGTCGGATGGGACTTCGGCAAACAGCATGAATCCGCTGGATGCCGAAGAGATGCAGCAACGCATTGCAGAACAGGTGGCGATCGCCCCGGTGACCGATGTGGTGTACCTGTGGGGACTGGATGCGGAACCGTCCAGCACGGGCCAAACGCTAACCCAAACCTGCACCCAGCTTTGCGGCGGTGTGCTGCATCTGGTGCAGGCGCTCAATGCCGTTCAAAAATCCCCCACGCCCCGGTTGTGGATCGTCACGGCGGGAACACAGGCAATTGCCCCATCTGACCCGCCCACCCACGTCCCTGCGGCGGCGCTGTGGGGATTGGGGCGATCGCTGCGCCAGGAACAGCCCGACCTGCGCTGCACCTGCATCGACCTGGATGTGGTAGACCCAGACCCCGCCAAGACCCTGCTAGCGGCATTGCACCAGACCGATGCGGAAGACCAAATCGCCTATCGCCAGGGCACTCGCTACGGGGCGCGGCTGAGTCCAGATCTGGCAAAGCCCGCCCTGACGATTCCCGCTGCGCCCTCATTTCGCCTGGGCTTGACACAATACGGCGTGCTGGATCACCTGACGCTGATGCCCTGCCAGCGGCGATCGCCCGGCCCTGGTGAAGTGGAGATCTTGGTGCGGGCGGCAGGCGTAAACTTCCGCGACGTACTGAACGCCCTGGGAATGCTCCAGCCCTATCTGGAGCATATGGGCTTTGCCACGGCGGACGCAGTGCCCTTTGGCGGCGAGTGTGCAGGGACGGTGGTGTCCCTGGGCGAAGGCGTAACGGCATTCCGTGTGGGCGACGAGGTGATGGCCGCACAAGCAATTGGCAGCCTGGGGCAGCATGTCACCGTAAATGCGAAATGGGTTGCGCCGAAGCCCAGATCCCTCACCTTTGCAGAAGCAGCAACGATTCCGACGGCGTTTCTGACAGCGGTTCACGGACTCTGCCAGTTAGCAAAGCTGCAAAAGGGCGAACGCATCCTGATTCATGCCGCAGCGGGCGGGGTGGGTCTGGCCGCAGTTCAGCTTGCCCTGCGCCTTGGTGCAGAGGTCTACGCCACGGCCAGCGCACCCAAACAGGACTTCCTCAAGTCTCTCGGCGTGCAGCATGTGTTTGATTCGCGCACACTGGCGTTTGCCGACCAGATCGCCAAAGTCACGAACGGACAGGGCGTGGACGTGGTGCTGAATAGCCTCAACGAAGACTACATTCCCCGCAGCCTGGAACTGCTGTCGCCCAAGGGTCGCTTCGTCGAAATCGGCAAGCTCGGCATCTGGACATCGGAGCAGGTTCGCGCCCTGCGCCCCGATGTGGACTATTTTTCGTTTGACTTGCTGGAGGTGTCGCAGGCGCAGCCAGACTACATTGCGGCGCTGCTAAACGAACTGACCGACCAGTTCCAGCGGGAAGCGTTGCAGCCGCTCAAGCACACGGTGTTTGAGATTGCCGAAGCGCCGACTGCCTTTCGCTACATGGCCCAGGCAAAGCACATCGGCAAGGTGGTGATGACGCTGCCGCCCGTGCTGCCCCAGCAGCCTGCGGTTCGCCCCGATGGAACTTATCTGATTACGGGCGGGCTGGGGGCGCTGGGCCAACTCACGGCGCAATGGCTGCTGGAGCAGGGGGCAAAGAGCCTGCTGCTGGTGGGGCGCAAGGCTCCCTCGGCGATCGCCCAAGCCTGGATCGACGACCTGAAAGCCCACGGAGTGTCCGTCATCCCAACCCAGGCAGATGTGGCAGAACCGGGGGCGATCGCCCCTCTGCTAGAACGCTGTCCCCTACCGCTGCGGGGCGTGGTTCACGCGGCCGGCGTGCTGGACGACGGCATCCTGCAAAACCAGACATGGGAGCGCTTTCAGGCGGTGCTGGCTCCCAAGGTGCAGGGAGCCTGGAACCTGCATGAACTGACGCGATCGCACGATTTGGATTTCTTCGTCTGCTTCTCGTCAGCGGCGGCGCTGCTGGGTTCGGCGGGTCAGACCAACTACGCCGCTGCCAATGCAGCGCTGGACAGCCTGATGCATCATCGCCGCCAGTTGGGGCTGCCGGGCCTCAGCGTCAACTGGGGAGCCTGGGCCGCGGGCATGTCTATGCAACTGATGGAACGAGAGCGACAGCGGCTCGAAGCTCAGGGCATGAGGCTGATTTCGCCCGCGCAGGGGATGCCACTGTTGGCTGAGCTATTGCGGCAAAACCCGGTGCAGGCGGGCGTGTTGCCCATCGATTGGGCCAGGTTTCGCGCAGCCCAGGCAGGACAGGAACTATCGCCTTTTTTTGAGCGCGTGCTACCCGCCGCCCCCGTTGCCACCCCTGCGGCCTCTCCGCTCTTGCAAAGCTTGCAGCAGGCGGGCGATTCCGGGATGGATCACGTTGCGAATCGTCTGGAGCGATTGCAGCAGTTTATCCAGCAGCAGTTGGCCAAAGTCCTGGGCTTTAGCGCACCGGAACTGATTGACATTCACGATCAGTTTTCGGACTTGGGGATGGATTCGCTGATGGCGGTGGAATTCACCAACCGACTCCAGGCAGGGCTGGGCTTCTCCATTTCGCAAGCGCTGCTGCTCGACCATTCCAGCGTGGCTGCCCTGGCGGAGCATCTGGCCACAACGCTGTTTCAAGACGATACCGCTGCGGGGAAAGGAGTAGTCACAACACGGCAGGCGATCGCCCAAACCGGGCAGTCTATTGCAATGGACATTGCCACAGCCACAGACCTTGCCATTGCCACAGCCACAGACCTTGCCGCAACGGAAACGACCGCCAGAGAAGGAGAAGACGGGCGATCGCCCTCGTCCTTGCAGCACCCTGAACAGTCAGATTCGCCACCCTCTAGGACAAATCAGGAGAACACCAACCTGAACGGACTGACGAATGCAAGTATTTCCGCCGATCGAGTCGGGAACAGCAGCCTCTATACCCCTCAGCCGGATGCGTCGGGTTCAAATCTAGGTTCAAATCTAATCGCTCATTCTGAATCAGAAAATCTTGAGGTTCCAGAATCCTATTATCACTTTCATCTCACGCCTGAGTATCAGAACCTGCGACAGGAATTGAATCGAGTAGAAGAACTCGGAAACCCCTTTTTCATGCAGCATACTGGGATTTCCCGCGACACCACTGAGATTCATGAAAAAACATTCATTAGCTACGCCAGCTATAACTACCTGGGCATGTCCGGTGATCCGATTGTGACCCAGGCGGCGATTGCTGCGGTGCAGGAATATGGCACGTCGGTTTCCGCCAGTCGCGTCCTGTCAGGCGAACGCCCTTTCCACCGAGAGCTAGAACAGGAAATTGCTCGGTTTTTGGATACTGAGGATTGTCTGCTGTTCGTTGGGGGCCACGCCACAAACGTAACGACCATCGGGCATCTGTTTGGTCGCCAAGACTTGATCCTCTACGATGCCCTCAGCCACAACAGCATCCGCGAGGGCTGCAAATTGGCAGGGGCGACGCTGATGGAATTTCCGCACAACGATTGGCGATCGCTCGAACACCTGTTGTCCCAGCATCGTCTGCGCTATGAAAAAGTGCTGATTGCCATTGAAGGCATCTACAGCGCGGATGGCGACATCGCTCCCTTGCCAGACATTGTGGCGCTGAAAAAGCGTTTCAAAACCTTCCTGCTGGTGGACGAGGCGCACTCCATTGGCGTGTTGGGGCAGAGCGGTCGCGGCATTGGAGAACATTTTGGCATTGCAGCCCGCGACGTGGATCTGTGGATGGGAACGCTGAGCAAGTCGTTTGCAAGCTGCGGCGGCTACATTGCGGGCAGCAATGCGCTGGTGGAGTACCTAAAATATACGGCTCCTGGTTTTGTGTACAGCGTGGGCATGACTCCTGCGAACACGGCAGCCGCCCTCGCCTCGCTGCGACTGCTGCAACGGGAGCCAGAGCGAGTTCAGCGGCTCAGAGCGCGATCGCAGCTATTCCTCCACCTCGCACAAGACCACGCACTGAACACGGGCAGCAGTGCAGACACGCCGATTATTCCGGTCATCATCGGCGACTCCCAGCGAGCGATTCAGCTTTGTCACCGCATAATGCAGCATAGGATTCATGTGCAGCCGATGGTCTATCCCTCGGTGCCCTACGATCGCGCTCGTTTGCGGTTCTTTTTGTCTTGTTTACATACGGAGGAGCAAATTCACCTTACTGTATCGGCGATCGCCAAGGAGATTTCGCGATTGAATTCTTAG
- a CDS encoding 2-isopropylmalate synthase gives METIHLIIADETLRDGEQQVGVCFSKDIKRRLAHEIASTGVHSLALMPAVHPVEEQLTKTLVADGLGGQLAASTMMSKACIWQSQTTGVQHIILFHAVSDRLLLLRDPEMQVAEGGQAREAALLNGIKATPAQVQMVRANMCRRVRQHLEYAAQLGLRISFAAEDASRADFDFLVECINQFSPYLEQFLLCDTVGCLTPEKSYIWIHDLLASARCAPLIVHFHNDMGLALENTIQAVRAGAAGISGTFGGIGERAGNVAIEQVLNGLRLRFGWEVAGIDYEAIARVGQHLDQLGARAYPPYSQAAQRHEAGIHVHSLMRDRLSYAIFPYGQPEIWFGKHSGVSNIRYLFEHCLQKPLDREKYEQICQDIKNLSIQQNRSFSTDEILQWLQEQSYDSA, from the coding sequence ATGGAGACCATTCACCTGATCATCGCCGACGAAACGCTCCGCGACGGAGAGCAGCAGGTCGGAGTCTGTTTTAGCAAAGACATAAAGCGCAGGCTGGCCCACGAAATCGCCAGCACTGGGGTTCACTCGCTCGCCCTGATGCCCGCCGTTCACCCGGTCGAGGAGCAGTTGACGAAAACGCTGGTAGCCGATGGGCTGGGGGGCCAACTGGCGGCCTCCACAATGATGAGCAAAGCCTGCATTTGGCAGTCCCAAACGACGGGGGTGCAGCACATTATTTTGTTTCATGCTGTGTCGGATCGGCTGCTGCTGCTGCGCGACCCAGAGATGCAGGTGGCGGAAGGCGGCCAGGCGCGGGAGGCAGCGCTGCTCAACGGCATCAAGGCGACCCCGGCTCAGGTGCAGATGGTGCGAGCAAATATGTGCCGTCGCGTCCGCCAGCATTTGGAATACGCGGCTCAGCTTGGACTGCGAATTAGCTTTGCAGCGGAGGATGCCAGCCGCGCCGATTTTGATTTTTTGGTGGAATGCATTAACCAGTTTTCGCCCTACCTGGAGCAGTTTTTGCTGTGCGATACGGTGGGCTGCCTTACGCCAGAAAAATCCTACATCTGGATTCACGATTTACTCGCGTCGGCCCGCTGTGCGCCGCTGATTGTGCATTTTCACAACGACATGGGGCTGGCCCTGGAGAACACGATCCAGGCGGTGCGGGCCGGGGCGGCGGGGATCTCTGGCACCTTTGGCGGCATCGGGGAGCGGGCGGGCAATGTGGCCATCGAGCAGGTGCTAAACGGGCTGCGGCTGCGGTTTGGCTGGGAGGTGGCGGGGATAGACTATGAGGCGATCGCCCGCGTCGGCCAGCACCTTGACCAACTGGGCGCACGGGCCTATCCGCCCTATTCGCAGGCGGCCCAGCGTCACGAAGCCGGGATTCATGTGCATTCCCTAATGCGCGATCGCCTCTCCTACGCCATTTTTCCCTACGGGCAGCCCGAAATCTGGTTCGGCAAACACAGCGGCGTAAGCAACATTCGCTACTTGTTTGAACACTGCCTGCAAAAGCCGCTCGACCGAGAAAAGTACGAGCAGATCTGCCAGGATATTAAAAATCTTTCAATCCAGCAAAACCGCTCGTTTTCCACCGATGAAATCCTCCAGTGGCTCCAGGAACAATCCTACGATTCCGCCTAA